The genomic window CCTGTTGCAAGGGCTGATGGTCATGAATGCGCAGGTCGCGCTTGAACCACACGACCTGAACGATACGGTCTTCTGCCATGGGTCACCTATGGGAGGTCACCTTGCCGGGCTGATGGCGCTTGAGACGTTATTCCTGGTGATGACGCATTGGCATGACCGGTCGCACGGGGGCATCAAGTTCCAGCGTTTCACCGTTATCAAAGTTCAGGCTTACCCCTACCTGATCGCCTTCACTCACTGGGTTTTGCAGGCCAATCAGCATCAAGTGCAGGCCGCCGGGTGCCAGTGTGGCAGAGCCACCTGCGGGTACCTCTATGGCCTCAATCTGACGCATTTGCATCACGCCGTCTACATCCACGTGGTTATGCAGCTCGGTATGCTCGGCAATGCTATTGTCGGCACTGATCAGGCGAACCGCGCTATCACTGCTATTGTGCAAGGTCATGAAAGCGGCGGTGGCAGGTGAGCCGGGCGGTACCTCACGCACGTAAGGATCATCGACGCTCAAGGTAGTGGCACTGGCTGTCGCGGCAAATAACAGGCTGCCCAAGGCGAGCGTAGCAAAGCGTAATGTTGGCATAAGCGTTCTCTGGCGTGGTGGTAGAAAAAGCAGGGGTCGCTAATATTGATGGTCTGTAGTTTTCATTATAAGCATTTTACCGGCGCGCCTTCCCTGCTGTGCGACACTTCGCTCCAGGCAGCAGGTGATAGGCATCAAGTATCGTTGCGGTAGATGGCGGTTTTCAAGCGCGCTGGAACAGGGTAGCGTTAACTTTCTACAGCATCAGATGGTTATGTTAAGGAGGCCGCAGCATGTATATCGCTATGAACCGTTTTCGTATTGCGCCGGGGCGGGAAGAGGATTTCCTGAATATCTGGCGTAATCGCGACAGTTACCTGGATGAAGTGCCGGGCTTCAAGTCGTTTCATATGCTCCAGGGTGAGAGCAAAGAAGACTGTACGGTATTTATTTCTCACAGCGAATGGACGTCACAAGCCGCGTTTCGCGCCTGGACCAAATCCGAGGCATTCCGCAAGGCGCATGCCAACGCCAAGGCGCCCGAAGGGATCTATCTTGGCCCGCCGCAGTTCGAGGGCTATGACGTCGTGCTTTGAGGGCTGCCATGTTTGAGGTTACGCCTGGCCCTTATCAGCGCGCTGGTCACGCCGGGCTTCCTCGACCAGCCAGTCATGCACGGCGGCTACCCGACGGTCATCCAGTGCTCCCGGCGCATGCACAATGCCGTACTGTTTGCCGGTGGCCACGCGCTGGCCAAACAAAGTGGTCAGCGCGCCACTCTCCAGTTCATCGGTGATCAGGGTGCGGCGCGCAATCGCCACGCCCATCCCTGCAATGGCAGCCTCCATGGTCAGCTGATTACGATTGAAGGTATAACCGCGACGCACGTTGATATGCGGGGCCGCGATGGCTTTCAGATAATGCTCCCACTCGGCGTAGTCATGGCTGCCGCGCCAGGCGGTCACATCATGCAGCAGTGGAAAATAGGCCAGATCTTCTGGGCGTTCCAGCGGTGGCTTGCCTGCCAACAGGGCGGGCGCACATACCGGAAAAATCAGCTCATCCATCAAAGGGGTAATGCTGAAGCCCGGGTAATAGCCATCGTTGAGGTCAATCGCCAGGTCGAAATCCCCGTCGCGCAGCGAGATATTGCTGTCCTCAGCGATAATCTGCAGTTCAATATCCGGAAAGCGCGCCTGAAGCGTTGGCAGGCGCGGCATCACCCACTTGTTCAGAAACGACGGCACGCTGCGCAGGCGCAGAATGCCGCTCATCACCCCAGAGCGCAGGCGGTGCACTTCCTGTTCGACGGCCTGATAAGCCTCTTCGGTCACTGCCGCCAGGCGTTGCCCTTCATCGGTTAATTCCAGGCGCCGGGTCAAACGCCGGAACAG from Halomonas sp. CH40 includes these protein-coding regions:
- a CDS encoding copper chaperone PCu(A)C, whose translation is MPTLRFATLALGSLLFAATASATTLSVDDPYVREVPPGSPATAAFMTLHNSSDSAVRLISADNSIAEHTELHNHVDVDGVMQMRQIEAIEVPAGGSATLAPGGLHLMLIGLQNPVSEGDQVGVSLNFDNGETLELDAPVRPVMPMRHHQE
- a CDS encoding antibiotic biosynthesis monooxygenase, encoding MYIAMNRFRIAPGREEDFLNIWRNRDSYLDEVPGFKSFHMLQGESKEDCTVFISHSEWTSQAAFRAWTKSEAFRKAHANAKAPEGIYLGPPQFEGYDVVL
- a CDS encoding LysR substrate-binding domain-containing protein yields the protein MNRHLNAQTHAWLKVFSVSARHLSFTRAAEELHVTTGAISQQIKQLEARLGFRLFRRLTRRLELTDEGQRLAAVTEEAYQAVEQEVHRLRSGVMSGILRLRSVPSFLNKWVMPRLPTLQARFPDIELQIIAEDSNISLRDGDFDLAIDLNDGYYPGFSITPLMDELIFPVCAPALLAGKPPLERPEDLAYFPLLHDVTAWRGSHDYAEWEHYLKAIAAPHINVRRGYTFNRNQLTMEAAIAGMGVAIARRTLITDELESGALTTLFGQRVATGKQYGIVHAPGALDDRRVAAVHDWLVEEARRDQRADKGQA